The following proteins are encoded in a genomic region of Rhodothermales bacterium:
- a CDS encoding zinc ABC transporter substrate-binding protein, with translation MRVRFVSLGVLTLLALAGCRPAPSDNPADLASRPVRVVATTSMIADLARIVGGDRVQVEGLMGPGVDPHLYKASEGDVRRMAEADLILYNGLHLEGKMTEVFEQMQGRSIRTAALAEGAIPDSLRIATPAFAGNFDPHVWFDVRLWIRVGDHLAYVYGALDPTHAATYTARWDVYRAELEALHAYVESLASAVPAEQRVLITSHDAFGYFGRAYGFEVHGLQGLSTAAEAGTADVQALAELVASRQVPAVFIESSVSPRGIEAVKAAVASRGFDVAIGGYLYSDALGDPDGPEGTYAGTVRYNIDTVAGALKPAAL, from the coding sequence ATGCGTGTGCGTTTCGTTTCCCTCGGTGTCCTTACGCTGCTTGCGCTCGCCGGCTGCCGGCCGGCCCCTTCCGATAACCCAGCCGATCTGGCGTCGCGGCCGGTCCGCGTGGTGGCCACGACCAGCATGATCGCCGATCTGGCGCGCATCGTTGGGGGCGACCGGGTGCAGGTGGAGGGGTTGATGGGCCCTGGCGTGGATCCGCATCTCTATAAAGCCAGCGAGGGCGACGTCCGGCGCATGGCCGAGGCCGACCTCATCCTGTACAACGGCCTCCACCTCGAGGGCAAAATGACCGAAGTATTCGAGCAGATGCAAGGCCGCTCGATCCGTACGGCGGCGCTGGCCGAGGGGGCAATTCCGGACTCGTTGCGGATCGCCACGCCGGCGTTTGCCGGCAATTTCGACCCCCACGTGTGGTTCGACGTCCGCCTGTGGATCCGCGTGGGCGATCACCTCGCCTATGTCTACGGCGCCCTCGATCCCACCCACGCCGCCACCTACACCGCCCGCTGGGACGTCTATCGAGCCGAATTGGAGGCGTTACACGCGTACGTGGAAAGTCTGGCGTCCGCCGTGCCGGCGGAGCAACGCGTCTTGATTACTTCGCATGATGCCTTCGGCTATTTTGGTCGGGCGTACGGCTTCGAAGTGCACGGGCTCCAGGGCCTCAGCACCGCCGCCGAAGCCGGCACGGCAGACGTTCAGGCGCTGGCTGAGCTCGTCGCCTCGCGGCAGGTCCCGGCGGTGTTCATCGAGTCGTCCGTTTCCCCACGCGGCATCGAAGCCGTTAAAGCGGCCGTGGCGTCCCGCGGCTTCGACGTCGCCATCGGTGGCTATCTCTACTCGGACGCGCTGGGCGACCCCGATGGGCCCGAAGGAACGTATGCGGGGACGGTCCGCTACAACATCGATACCGTCGCCGGCGCCCTGAAGCCGGCGGCATTGTAA
- a CDS encoding metal ABC transporter ATP-binding protein: MEDRVPALSVRDLTVAYRDKPVLWDIDLTVPSGVLVAIVGPNGAGKTTLIKAVLGLLPTAAGQVLVFDKPYARQRDRVAYVPQRGSVDWDFPASVLDVVLMGLYGKMGWIRRPGRADRQKATTALEQVGMEAFASRQISQLSGGQQQRVFLARALVQDADLYLMDEPFQGVDATTERAIVSLMHGLRARGKTVLVVHHDLQTVADYFDHVMLLNIRCIASGPVESVFTEENLRLTYGGRVGFVNFARGKAALDA; encoded by the coding sequence ATGGAAGACCGCGTCCCTGCCCTCTCCGTGCGCGACCTCACGGTGGCTTACCGGGATAAACCCGTATTGTGGGACATCGACCTTACCGTTCCCTCCGGCGTCCTCGTGGCCATCGTCGGGCCGAACGGCGCTGGTAAAACCACCCTCATCAAGGCCGTCCTCGGCCTCCTGCCCACCGCAGCCGGCCAGGTACTCGTGTTCGACAAACCGTACGCCCGGCAACGGGACCGCGTGGCCTACGTGCCTCAGCGCGGGAGCGTCGACTGGGACTTCCCCGCGAGCGTGCTGGACGTAGTGCTGATGGGGCTGTATGGGAAGATGGGATGGATCCGCCGTCCGGGCCGGGCCGACCGCCAGAAGGCGACCACGGCGTTGGAACAGGTGGGGATGGAAGCCTTCGCAAGCCGGCAGATCAGCCAGCTCTCCGGAGGGCAGCAACAACGCGTGTTCCTCGCGCGCGCCCTTGTGCAGGATGCCGATCTCTACCTGATGGACGAACCCTTTCAGGGCGTCGACGCGACCACGGAGCGCGCCATCGTGTCCCTCATGCACGGACTGCGCGCCCGGGGGAAAACCGTACTGGTGGTCCACCACGACTTGCAGACCGTGGCGGATTACTTCGACCACGTCATGCTCCTCAACATTCGGTGTATCGCCAGCGGGCCGGTCGAGTCCGTCTTCACCGAGGAAAACCTGCGTCTGACCTACGGCGGGCGGGTCGGGTTCGTGAACTTCGCCCGCGGCAAGGCCGCCCTTGACGCCTGA
- a CDS encoding iron chelate uptake ABC transporter family permease subunit codes for MMDLFSDYTLRTVALGASILGLVSGALGTFAVLRRQSLLGDAISHAALPGIAIGFLITGAKVPAVLMMGALAAGLAATLFVLVVTQTTRIPYDSALGIVLSVFFGFGLVLLTVIQQMPNAQQAGLSAFLFGQAAALLVEDVYLMAGLGLGALTLLLLYWKPFQLLSFDPEFGKTIGLPMRGFDILLTSLLVVAIVIGLQTVGVVLMSAMVIAPAAAARQWTDRLGMMVTLSALFGAAAGLIGAIISSTGARVPTGPTIVLCMGAMMTVSLFFAPRRGIAWRWMRSRQNAHRLSLEAVLLDLYALAAQHDRSSYPHDEGVLNVMNALSANTRESLHRLAERGWARQVDANSWALTAEGVAHARSALLRLSATPQDAEDET; via the coding sequence ATGATGGACCTTTTCAGCGACTATACCCTTCGTACGGTAGCGCTTGGCGCGTCCATTCTCGGGCTCGTCAGCGGCGCGCTGGGTACGTTCGCCGTGTTGCGCCGGCAGAGCCTGCTCGGCGATGCGATTTCACACGCCGCGTTGCCCGGCATCGCCATCGGTTTTTTGATCACCGGCGCCAAGGTGCCGGCCGTGCTCATGATGGGCGCGCTCGCGGCCGGGCTGGCGGCCACACTGTTTGTACTCGTGGTAACGCAGACGACCCGCATCCCGTACGACAGCGCCCTGGGCATCGTCCTCTCCGTTTTTTTTGGCTTCGGCCTCGTACTGTTGACGGTGATCCAGCAGATGCCAAACGCCCAGCAGGCCGGCCTGAGCGCGTTTTTATTCGGCCAGGCGGCGGCGCTGCTGGTCGAAGACGTATACCTCATGGCCGGGCTGGGGCTTGGGGCACTGACGCTCCTGCTGCTGTACTGGAAGCCGTTTCAGTTGCTGTCGTTCGACCCCGAGTTTGGAAAAACCATCGGACTGCCGATGCGCGGATTCGATATCCTGCTGACCAGCTTGTTGGTGGTGGCCATCGTGATCGGGCTGCAGACGGTGGGGGTGGTGTTGATGAGTGCGATGGTGATCGCGCCGGCGGCGGCCGCGCGGCAGTGGACGGACCGCCTCGGGATGATGGTGACGCTCAGCGCGCTCTTCGGCGCGGCGGCCGGCCTCATCGGAGCCATCATCAGCAGCACCGGCGCCCGGGTGCCGACGGGCCCGACGATCGTGCTTTGCATGGGAGCCATGATGACCGTTTCACTCTTTTTCGCGCCGCGAAGGGGCATTGCCTGGCGCTGGATGCGGAGCCGACAGAATGCCCACCGGCTGAGCCTGGAGGCCGTCCTCCTCGATCTCTACGCGCTCGCGGCCCAGCACGACCGGTCGTCCTACCCCCACGACGAGGGGGTACTCAACGTCATGAACGCGCTATCGGCCAACACCCGGGAGAGCCTCCACCGGCTCGCAGAGCGTGGATGGGCACGACAGGTAGACGCCAACAGCTGGGCGCTCACGGCCGAAGGGGTCGCCCACGCCCGCTCGGCGCTGCTGCGCCTTTCCGCGACACCACAGGACGCCGAGGACGAAACATGA
- a CDS encoding metal ABC transporter permease, with protein MSAAQLEIQLIAVVVAAACALPGVFLVLRRMAMMSDAISHAILPGIVVAFFITGDLNHPLLIVAAAGMGILTVALVEAIHRTRLVHEDTAIGLVFPVMFSIGVILIARYAGSVHLDTDAVLLGELAFAPFDRLTYAGYDLGPRALWVMSTILAISVAFVALFYKELKLATFDPGLAASLGFAPALLHYVLMGIVSITAVGAFDAVGSILVVALMIAPPATAFLLTDRLSRMIAISLSVACIDAVAGYWLANAFDTSIAGSMATMAGVTFLAGLLFAPHRGLVALATRRRRQRLEFAAKMLTIHLAHHEGTPEALQECRVGHLEEHLNWEPDYARRVVRYTRNAGLIHQAGDLLGLTPAGQRFAQQAVLEV; from the coding sequence ATGAGCGCCGCCCAGCTCGAAATCCAGCTCATCGCCGTCGTCGTGGCGGCGGCCTGCGCCTTGCCCGGTGTCTTCCTCGTATTGCGACGGATGGCCATGATGAGCGACGCGATCAGTCACGCCATCCTGCCCGGCATCGTCGTGGCGTTTTTTATCACCGGAGACCTCAACCATCCCCTCCTCATCGTCGCCGCCGCGGGGATGGGGATCCTCACCGTCGCACTCGTGGAGGCTATCCACCGGACCCGTCTGGTGCACGAAGACACCGCGATAGGGCTCGTTTTTCCCGTGATGTTTAGCATCGGCGTGATCCTTATCGCCCGGTACGCCGGCAGCGTGCACCTGGACACCGATGCCGTGTTGCTCGGGGAGCTGGCGTTTGCGCCGTTCGACCGGTTGACCTATGCCGGCTACGACCTCGGTCCCCGGGCGCTGTGGGTGATGTCCACCATCCTCGCCATCAGCGTCGCCTTCGTAGCGCTGTTCTACAAAGAGCTGAAGCTGGCCACCTTCGACCCCGGCCTGGCCGCGAGCCTGGGCTTCGCGCCGGCGCTGCTGCATTACGTCCTGATGGGGATCGTGTCGATCACGGCCGTGGGCGCCTTCGACGCCGTCGGTTCGATCCTGGTGGTGGCGTTGATGATCGCCCCGCCGGCGACCGCCTTTTTGCTGACCGATCGCCTCTCCCGAATGATCGCCATCAGCCTGAGCGTCGCCTGCATCGACGCCGTGGCGGGCTACTGGCTGGCGAATGCGTTCGACACGTCCATCGCGGGGTCGATGGCCACCATGGCGGGCGTCACGTTCCTCGCCGGCTTATTGTTCGCCCCGCACCGCGGACTCGTGGCGCTCGCGACGCGCCGGCGTCGGCAGCGGCTCGAGTTCGCGGCCAAGATGCTCACCATCCACCTCGCCCACCACGAGGGTACCCCGGAGGCGCTGCAGGAATGCCGCGTAGGACACCTGGAAGAACACCTCAACTGGGAGCCCGATTACGCCCGCCGCGTGGTGCGGTATACGCGAAACGCCGGCTTGATCCATCAAGCCGGCGATTTGCTCGGGCTTACGCCCGCAGGTCAGCGCTTTGCGCAACAGGCGGTGTTGGAGGTGTAA
- a CDS encoding response regulator: MLILLAEDNPVNQKVALRMLSRMGHEADVAQNGREAIEALEKKPYDVILMDMQMPEMDGLEASRLIVEVYPEELRPFIIALTANAMQGDRERCIAAGMNDYISKPIRIEDLKEAFARVPVREMGNGTSANSDPEAANAAIDHAVLQELLEMLGNDFSFASGLIGDFLVDGDELVNNVRASLETGDVEEFMRASHTLKSSAATFGAMTTSRLCKEIEEMGQQGNLGEIAADKTTALEEAYRQARQELERFVTTMPVER, translated from the coding sequence ATGCTTATCCTTCTCGCCGAAGACAATCCCGTCAATCAGAAAGTGGCGCTGCGCATGCTCAGCCGCATGGGTCACGAGGCCGATGTGGCGCAGAATGGACGAGAGGCCATCGAGGCGCTTGAAAAAAAGCCGTACGACGTAATCCTGATGGATATGCAGATGCCGGAGATGGATGGGCTGGAGGCCTCGCGTCTCATCGTGGAGGTGTACCCGGAGGAACTGCGACCCTTTATCATCGCGCTAACGGCCAATGCCATGCAGGGCGATAGGGAGCGGTGCATCGCCGCCGGCATGAACGACTATATCAGCAAGCCTATCCGCATCGAGGATCTCAAGGAGGCTTTCGCCCGCGTACCGGTCCGCGAAATGGGAAACGGCACGTCGGCTAACTCGGATCCGGAGGCCGCAAACGCCGCCATCGACCACGCCGTGCTGCAAGAATTGCTGGAGATGCTCGGCAACGACTTTTCGTTCGCCTCGGGCCTGATCGGCGATTTCCTGGTGGATGGGGATGAACTGGTGAATAACGTCCGCGCCTCGCTGGAAACGGGCGATGTCGAAGAGTTTATGAGGGCGTCGCATACGCTGAAATCAAGCGCCGCTACCTTTGGCGCCATGACGACTTCGCGTCTCTGCAAGGAAATCGAGGAGATGGGCCAGCAAGGCAACCTCGGCGAAATCGCGGCCGATAAAACGACCGCCCTGGAAGAAGCCTACCGGCAGGCGCGCCAGGAACTCGAACGCTTCGTCACGACGATGCCGGTTGAACGGTAA
- a CDS encoding metalloregulator ArsR/SmtB family transcription factor — translation MAPWQIAALEQNLRKNKQLDMLTKVMNAAGNPTRMSILYLLWRNGEVRVNDLANILRLTSPAISQQLKKLRSQSLVDYRRDAQTVYYRLNLESAFVQHFLTRFFEQEMLYRELTPPEAAGK, via the coding sequence ATGGCGCCCTGGCAAATAGCGGCGCTGGAGCAGAACCTCCGCAAAAACAAGCAGCTGGACATGCTCACGAAAGTGATGAATGCGGCGGGAAATCCCACGCGCATGTCCATCCTCTACCTGCTGTGGAGAAACGGCGAGGTACGCGTCAACGATCTGGCCAATATACTGCGCCTGACCTCGCCGGCGATTTCGCAGCAGCTCAAAAAACTACGCAGTCAGTCGCTCGTGGACTATCGTCGCGATGCGCAGACCGTGTATTACCGGCTCAATCTGGAGTCCGCCTTTGTCCAGCACTTCCTGACCCGATTCTTCGAGCAGGAGATGCTGTACCGCGAACTGACGCCGCCCGAAGCCGCCGGCAAGTAG
- the ccsA gene encoding cytochrome c biogenesis protein CcsA: MLGILGELLLILSFLACAVSGVSYFLAVRRPLQEAEWRWLGRASWRVVTVSVTVASVILSYFIFTHQFQYAYVWQQSSRDLATHFLLSAFWAGQEGSFLLWIVLMAYMGVALMRYAGREYEPAVMAVLAFCQVFLISMVVGLKFGTVTVGASPFLTIYEKFPNTPEGFIPPDGSGLNDLLQNYWMAIHPPTLFVGFTAMIGPFAFAIAALWLRKYTTWVKPALPWTIFANMILMVGIAMGGYWAYETLSFGGYWAWDPVENSSLVPWLTGVAALHMMIVQKRSGASHKAALFLCILSFMLVVYSTFLTRSGILGDVSVHSFVDLGLYLQLVIWILSMAVVGFGLFLYRYSELPKPVKEPNVLSREFMIFSGALILCAVALVVILGTSAPILGRLFRDAPSAVAIEFYNAWTLPLAIGFMFLAGLGQLFWWNKMSVENVNQVLLRPVVLSVISTIAVLVFTPFVERTTAIADAGAVAASGLHEAGILSGLSGYWQVYGGGILLLLLVFVSFFALYGNGAVLWRIGRGNLRMAGGAIAHIGMTVMILGFIASSSFDNLLSEPGRENFILNRGETRTVDGYTMTYSGTEANSEGRPQYVMDIVDARGRAFTLKPVVYKSNKDQWIQHPDVKMFYERDLFLAVSPNLMFETPEQSQAAGGALTLQRGESRTLGNEDYQLTFRTFDTDIDSDLVPDSTAIAVAAVLDMTNLKTNETHELRPIYIVMEDGRQQYIQNRMNDWGVAVTFSGMNVDNGSANLVVEGVGVATEDWVVIQAHEKPFINLVWLGLFILTGGFAVAMVRRIQDQRTTLTPA, translated from the coding sequence ATGCTGGGTATCCTTGGCGAATTGCTGCTCATTCTGTCTTTCCTTGCGTGCGCCGTATCGGGCGTGAGCTATTTCCTGGCCGTGCGCCGGCCGCTACAGGAAGCCGAGTGGCGCTGGCTCGGGCGGGCCTCCTGGCGGGTGGTAACGGTTTCGGTTACCGTCGCCTCGGTTATCCTGTCGTATTTCATTTTTACCCACCAATTTCAGTACGCCTACGTCTGGCAGCAGTCGTCGCGTGATCTGGCGACGCACTTCCTGTTGTCGGCGTTCTGGGCCGGCCAAGAGGGCTCATTTCTGCTGTGGATTGTGTTGATGGCCTATATGGGCGTCGCGTTGATGCGGTACGCCGGCCGTGAGTATGAGCCGGCCGTGATGGCGGTGCTCGCCTTCTGCCAGGTCTTTCTCATTTCGATGGTGGTGGGTCTCAAGTTCGGAACAGTGACGGTGGGGGCGTCGCCTTTCCTCACCATCTATGAGAAATTCCCCAACACGCCGGAAGGGTTTATACCACCGGACGGGAGCGGGCTGAATGATCTATTGCAGAACTACTGGATGGCGATCCATCCGCCGACCCTGTTCGTCGGGTTCACGGCGATGATCGGCCCGTTTGCCTTCGCCATCGCGGCGTTGTGGCTGAGGAAATACACGACGTGGGTAAAGCCGGCGCTGCCCTGGACGATCTTCGCCAACATGATCCTGATGGTAGGGATCGCGATGGGCGGCTACTGGGCGTACGAAACCCTGTCCTTCGGCGGCTACTGGGCGTGGGACCCCGTCGAGAACTCGTCGCTGGTGCCGTGGCTCACCGGGGTCGCCGCGCTGCACATGATGATCGTGCAGAAACGAAGCGGCGCCTCGCACAAGGCGGCGCTGTTCCTGTGTATCCTCTCCTTCATGCTCGTCGTGTATTCGACGTTCCTCACGCGGAGCGGCATCCTGGGCGACGTGTCGGTGCACTCGTTTGTCGACCTCGGGCTGTATCTCCAGCTCGTCATCTGGATTCTGTCGATGGCCGTGGTCGGGTTCGGACTTTTTTTGTATCGCTACAGCGAGCTGCCGAAACCGGTGAAAGAGCCCAACGTGCTCTCGCGGGAGTTCATGATCTTTTCGGGAGCGCTCATCCTGTGTGCCGTGGCGCTGGTAGTGATCCTGGGCACCAGCGCGCCGATACTCGGGCGCCTCTTCCGGGACGCCCCATCGGCCGTGGCGATCGAGTTCTACAACGCATGGACGCTGCCGCTGGCGATCGGCTTCATGTTCCTCGCCGGCCTCGGGCAGTTGTTCTGGTGGAATAAGATGTCGGTCGAGAACGTGAACCAGGTGCTGCTGCGCCCGGTGGTCCTGTCCGTGATCAGCACGATCGCCGTGCTCGTCTTTACCCCGTTTGTGGAGCGGACGACGGCCATCGCCGACGCCGGCGCTGTGGCGGCGAGCGGGCTGCACGAGGCCGGCATCCTGTCCGGCCTGAGCGGGTACTGGCAGGTGTACGGCGGGGGCATTCTGCTGCTGTTACTCGTCTTTGTGTCGTTCTTCGCCCTGTACGGCAACGGCGCGGTACTCTGGCGCATCGGTCGCGGGAATCTGCGTATGGCGGGAGGGGCGATTGCACACATCGGCATGACGGTCATGATTCTCGGGTTCATCGCCTCCAGCAGCTTCGACAACCTGCTCTCCGAACCCGGCCGCGAGAACTTCATCCTGAACCGCGGCGAGACGCGGACGGTGGATGGGTATACGATGACCTACTCGGGCACGGAGGCTAATTCAGAGGGCCGGCCGCAGTATGTGATGGATATCGTCGACGCACGCGGCCGGGCCTTTACGCTCAAGCCGGTGGTCTACAAGAGCAACAAGGACCAGTGGATCCAGCACCCGGACGTGAAGATGTTCTACGAGCGGGACCTTTTCCTCGCGGTGTCGCCGAACCTCATGTTCGAAACACCCGAGCAGAGCCAGGCCGCCGGCGGCGCCCTGACCCTCCAGCGAGGTGAGAGCCGCACGCTTGGCAACGAAGACTATCAGCTGACGTTCAGGACGTTCGATACCGACATCGATTCGGACCTCGTGCCGGACTCCACGGCCATCGCGGTGGCGGCCGTCCTCGATATGACCAACTTAAAGACCAACGAGACGCACGAACTGCGCCCCATCTACATTGTGATGGAAGACGGCCGGCAGCAGTACATCCAGAACCGGATGAACGATTGGGGCGTCGCCGTCACCTTCTCGGGCATGAATGTCGATAATGGCAGCGCCAACCTCGTCGTCGAAGGCGTAGGCGTCGCCACGGAGGACTGGGTAGTGATACAGGCACATGAAAAGCCGTTTATAAATCTCGTTTGGCTGGGGCTCTTTATACTCACGGGCGGCTTTGCCGTCGCGATGGTCCGCCGCATCCAGGATCAGCGAACGACCCTCACGCCCGCCTAA